A single genomic interval of Agarivorans aestuarii harbors:
- a CDS encoding extracellular solute-binding protein → MNKSVFSSLVAVLASLVVATPALAAEEVNLYSYRQQSLLQPLTDAFTEETGIKVNVVHAAKGLAEKIKAAGENNPADLVLTVDIGRLEEVRAAGLFEAVNSPVIDEVVPAHLRHPDNLWFALTTRARVVYAHKDRVKEGELNSLKDLADPKWQGRICTRSGKHVYNIGLIASVIAEDGEVAAETWLKGLKANLARKPQGNDRAQAKAIFEGQCDLAIANRYYMGKMFYNTKSPEQQEWAEKIRVVYLDQDIGGRGQHINISGAGLLKTAKNKDNAIKLLEFLVGEKAQGLYATANYEEPVRSGIKTDEFIESLGDFKADRISLQEVADQRAAAARLVDRVGYDM, encoded by the coding sequence GTGAATAAATCAGTATTCTCTTCATTAGTGGCCGTGTTGGCTTCACTAGTGGTAGCCACGCCAGCCTTAGCTGCAGAAGAAGTAAACTTATACTCTTACCGCCAACAAAGCTTGTTACAACCATTAACTGATGCGTTTACCGAAGAAACCGGCATTAAAGTGAATGTTGTGCATGCTGCTAAAGGTTTAGCTGAAAAGATTAAAGCGGCAGGCGAAAACAACCCTGCTGATTTGGTACTAACCGTTGATATTGGCCGCTTGGAAGAAGTGCGCGCTGCCGGTTTATTTGAAGCGGTTAACTCACCCGTTATTGATGAAGTAGTGCCAGCTCACTTACGTCACCCTGATAACTTGTGGTTTGCCCTTACTACACGTGCACGTGTGGTTTACGCACATAAAGATCGCGTGAAAGAAGGTGAGCTTAACTCGCTTAAAGATTTGGCTGATCCTAAATGGCAAGGTCGCATTTGTACCCGCTCTGGTAAGCACGTCTATAACATTGGTTTAATTGCTTCGGTAATCGCAGAAGATGGCGAAGTAGCGGCAGAAACTTGGTTAAAGGGCTTAAAAGCTAACTTAGCGCGTAAACCTCAAGGTAACGACCGTGCTCAAGCAAAAGCGATTTTCGAAGGCCAATGTGACTTAGCAATTGCTAACCGTTACTACATGGGCAAAATGTTCTACAACACCAAGAGCCCAGAGCAACAAGAGTGGGCCGAGAAAATCCGTGTTGTATACCTAGACCAAGACATTGGTGGCCGTGGTCAGCACATTAACATTTCTGGTGCTGGTTTATTGAAAACGGCTAAAAACAAAGACAACGCGATTAAGTTGTTAGAGTTCTTAGTAGGTGAAAAAGCCCAAGGTTTATACGCCACTGCTAACTACGAAGAGCCAGTTCGCAGCGGTATTAAAACTGACGAATTTATTGAAAGCCTAGGCGATTTCAAGGCCGACCGTATTTCATTACAAGAAGTGGCCGATCAACGCGCTGCTGCAGCACGCTTAGTTGACCGTGTTGGCTATGACATGTAA
- the rpsF gene encoding 30S ribosomal protein S6 produces MRHYEIVFMVHPDQSEQVPGMIERYSAVITDNGGSIHRLEDWGRRQLAYPIEKLHKAHYVLLNIEASAEVVDELETAFRFNDAVIRNMIMRTKSAATEMSPIAKAKDERPARRDDERPARREEAAPATEEAPAVEAKEESASEE; encoded by the coding sequence ATGCGTCATTACGAAATCGTATTCATGGTCCACCCAGACCAGAGCGAACAAGTTCCAGGTATGATCGAACGTTACTCAGCAGTTATCACAGATAACGGCGGTAGCATTCATCGTTTGGAAGACTGGGGCCGCCGTCAATTGGCTTACCCAATCGAAAAATTGCACAAAGCCCACTATGTTCTTTTGAACATCGAAGCTAGCGCAGAAGTTGTTGATGAATTGGAAACTGCTTTCCGTTTCAACGATGCTGTTATCCGTAACATGATCATGCGCACTAAGTCTGCTGCTACAGAGATGTCTCCAATTGCTAAAGCTAAAGATGAGCGTCCAGCTCGTCGTGATGATGAGCGTCCAGCTCGTCGTGAAGAAGCTGCACCAGCAACTGAAGAAGCACCAGCAGTAGAAGCTAAAGAAGAGTCAGCTAGCGAAGAATAA
- the rnr gene encoding ribonuclease R, protein MQNQAVSATLKSTLLAALSEEMAPVSKDWLKALCNEQQQSQFSTSLAELVDEGAIVTTRIGAYTLPERLGLVTGTIIGHRDGFGFLKTTQEGTDLFLPAKEMRKVFHNDFVLAAPSSMDKRGRREGQVIRVLKPGKLELVGRFFVEGNHRYVVPDDSRINQDILIGKNDTAGARQGQVVVIEVISRPAAPKLAVGKVTDILGDKMAPGMEVQVALRNHDIPHEWPNAVTKAVSKLEEEVDEASKQNRVDLRDLPLVTIDGEDARDFDDAVFCEAKKSGGWRLWVAIADVSYYVRPDAALDKEALNRGNSVYFPDQVIPMLPEQLSNGLCSLNPKVDRLCMVAEMTISAAGRLSGYKFYEAVMHSHARFTYNKVAAILDGDEALAQRYAEQVPHLQELHRLYSALKVSRAQRGGIELETQETRFIFNAQRKIEQIVPLTRNDAHKMIEECMIQANVAAAKFVEKHQQAILYRVHDRPGKERLTNFRGFLNELGLPLGGGEEPQPSDYFHLVAAIQERPDLELIQTMLLRSMMQAVYQPDNIGHFGLALKSYAHFTSPIRRYPDLLLHRVIKFLVNKLDAEAAGKTVKNKWTVTGGFSYQDDEMDKFGEVCSMTERRADDATREVSDSLKCEYMQDHVGTVLPATIAAVTGFGFFARLDEFHIDGLVHINSLRGDYYHYDAARQILVGEKTGKRFRIGDAVTVKVASVNMADRKMEFVIVNKDGQADEFDRPKRSGKDGARGKRFAKPGEEREAGKRSDKKKPRHRDSKNKGKRRKPSSASDSTKQTESENKGGFSPWQQRDPAAKKTKSNNEASAKSRKKPKKKRKQRPGKQERTAAKQQKN, encoded by the coding sequence ATGCAAAATCAGGCAGTGTCGGCCACACTAAAATCGACCTTACTCGCCGCCTTAAGCGAAGAAATGGCACCCGTGTCTAAAGATTGGCTCAAAGCGCTTTGTAATGAACAACAACAAAGTCAGTTTTCTACAAGTCTTGCTGAATTAGTCGATGAAGGTGCCATAGTCACAACCAGAATCGGCGCTTACACCTTACCTGAGCGCTTAGGTTTAGTCACCGGAACGATTATTGGCCACCGCGATGGTTTTGGTTTCTTAAAAACCACCCAAGAGGGAACCGACTTATTCCTGCCCGCTAAAGAGATGCGCAAGGTTTTCCACAATGATTTTGTATTGGCTGCGCCCTCCAGCATGGACAAACGTGGCCGCCGAGAAGGTCAAGTTATTCGGGTATTAAAGCCAGGCAAGCTCGAATTGGTTGGTCGCTTTTTTGTAGAAGGCAATCACCGCTACGTTGTGCCAGATGATTCTCGAATCAATCAAGACATCCTCATTGGTAAAAATGACACAGCCGGTGCTCGTCAAGGCCAAGTGGTGGTTATTGAAGTCATTAGCCGCCCTGCTGCGCCCAAACTTGCGGTGGGTAAAGTGACCGACATTCTTGGTGATAAGATGGCGCCAGGCATGGAAGTCCAAGTCGCCCTGCGAAATCACGATATTCCGCACGAATGGCCAAATGCGGTGACTAAAGCTGTAAGCAAACTCGAAGAAGAAGTGGATGAAGCGTCTAAGCAAAACCGCGTAGACTTACGAGACTTACCATTAGTCACCATTGATGGTGAAGATGCTCGAGATTTTGATGATGCAGTTTTTTGTGAAGCAAAAAAATCTGGAGGCTGGCGCTTATGGGTAGCCATTGCTGATGTGTCTTATTATGTGCGCCCAGATGCGGCGCTAGATAAAGAAGCCCTTAATCGAGGGAACTCGGTGTACTTCCCCGATCAAGTTATCCCAATGTTGCCCGAGCAGCTGTCTAACGGTTTATGTTCGCTTAACCCTAAAGTTGATCGTTTGTGTATGGTTGCCGAGATGACTATCTCCGCAGCCGGGCGTTTATCGGGTTATAAGTTTTATGAAGCGGTCATGCATTCTCATGCGCGCTTTACCTACAATAAAGTGGCAGCGATCCTTGATGGTGATGAAGCGCTAGCACAGCGCTATGCAGAGCAAGTTCCGCACCTGCAAGAGCTGCATCGTTTATACAGTGCTTTAAAAGTGAGCCGCGCGCAGCGAGGCGGCATTGAGCTAGAAACCCAAGAAACCCGTTTTATCTTTAATGCCCAGCGTAAAATTGAGCAGATTGTTCCTCTTACTCGTAATGATGCGCACAAAATGATTGAAGAGTGCATGATTCAAGCAAACGTGGCAGCCGCCAAATTTGTTGAAAAGCATCAACAAGCCATTTTATATAGGGTGCATGACAGACCGGGCAAAGAGCGTTTAACTAACTTTAGAGGCTTTTTGAATGAGTTAGGTCTGCCTTTAGGTGGAGGCGAAGAGCCGCAACCTAGTGACTACTTCCATCTGGTAGCGGCGATTCAAGAACGGCCTGATCTCGAGCTGATTCAAACTATGTTATTACGCTCGATGATGCAGGCGGTGTATCAGCCCGACAATATTGGTCACTTTGGTTTGGCGCTTAAATCGTATGCACACTTCACTTCGCCAATTCGTCGTTATCCTGATTTATTGCTCCATCGAGTGATTAAGTTTTTAGTGAACAAGCTAGACGCCGAGGCAGCTGGCAAAACCGTTAAAAATAAATGGACGGTCACTGGCGGCTTCTCTTATCAAGATGATGAAATGGATAAGTTTGGTGAAGTGTGTTCAATGACTGAACGTCGCGCCGATGACGCCACTCGTGAAGTGTCTGACAGCCTTAAATGCGAATACATGCAAGATCACGTAGGTACCGTGCTGCCCGCCACCATTGCCGCGGTAACTGGCTTTGGCTTTTTTGCCCGCTTAGATGAGTTTCATATCGACGGCTTAGTGCACATCAACTCTTTACGTGGCGACTATTATCATTATGATGCAGCTCGTCAGATACTCGTAGGCGAAAAAACCGGCAAGCGATTTAGAATTGGAGATGCCGTTACGGTAAAGGTGGCCTCGGTGAATATGGCCGACCGCAAAATGGAATTTGTGATTGTTAATAAAGACGGTCAAGCGGATGAGTTCGATAGGCCTAAGCGCAGCGGTAAAGACGGTGCTCGTGGTAAGCGTTTTGCTAAGCCAGGCGAAGAGCGTGAAGCAGGCAAGCGTAGCGATAAAAAGAAACCTCGTCATAGAGATAGCAAGAATAAAGGTAAGCGCCGTAAACCGAGCTCTGCAAGTGACAGTACCAAACAAACTGAGAGTGAAAATAAAGGTGGTTTTAGCCCGTGGCAGCAACGAGACCCCGCTGCTAAAAAGACTAAATCGAATAATGAGGCCAGTGCTAAGTCGCGCAAAAAGCCTAAGAAGAAACGCAAGCAACGCCCTGGAAAACAAGAGCGTACAGCTGCTAAACAACAGAAGAATTAA
- a CDS encoding ABC transporter ATP-binding protein codes for MSIVLRKVNHFYGEQQALKDVSIEVSDNQIVALLGPSGCGKTTLLRLIAGLERLQSGELYLQDSLVAAPQQAIHLAPEQRAIGMMFQDYALFPHMSVRKNIEYGLRKQQDLATRRRWVEESLDNMGMQGLLERFPHTLSGGQQQRVALLRALAPEPSTLLLDEPFSALDEHLRQQVREETLDVLKKTNTPAVMVTHDPLEAMFIADKIVVMEKGEIVQNASPQEIYNNPKNAFVAALFGPSNRFETDVEDNKVHTPLGHFSANGVDNQQRAEIIVRAKDIVVHQLENKEYIEASVISVHAMGNETHFRLQLSNMPERVIHARMRDYWQASAGTKVWLSVNGDAAFVFPKASL; via the coding sequence ATGAGTATTGTTTTACGCAAAGTTAATCATTTTTACGGCGAACAACAGGCATTAAAAGATGTCAGCATTGAAGTGAGCGACAATCAAATTGTGGCGTTGCTAGGGCCATCGGGCTGCGGTAAAACCACACTGTTGCGCCTTATCGCTGGATTAGAGCGACTGCAAAGTGGCGAACTGTATTTGCAAGACAGCTTGGTGGCTGCGCCCCAGCAAGCGATTCATTTAGCGCCAGAGCAACGCGCTATTGGCATGATGTTCCAAGACTATGCCTTGTTCCCCCATATGAGTGTGCGTAAAAATATTGAGTATGGTTTACGTAAACAACAAGATCTTGCTACGCGACGTCGCTGGGTTGAAGAAAGCTTAGATAATATGGGTATGCAAGGTTTGTTAGAACGCTTTCCTCACACTTTATCGGGCGGCCAGCAGCAACGTGTTGCATTGCTTCGTGCTTTAGCGCCAGAGCCTAGCACTTTGCTGCTAGATGAACCTTTCTCTGCACTTGATGAGCATCTTCGTCAGCAGGTTCGAGAAGAAACTCTAGATGTGCTTAAGAAAACCAATACTCCTGCAGTAATGGTGACTCATGACCCATTAGAAGCAATGTTTATTGCCGACAAAATTGTGGTGATGGAAAAGGGTGAAATTGTGCAAAACGCCAGCCCTCAAGAGATTTACAATAACCCTAAAAACGCCTTTGTTGCGGCTCTATTTGGGCCAAGTAATCGTTTCGAAACGGATGTTGAAGACAATAAAGTTCACACGCCCTTAGGCCACTTTTCTGCGAATGGTGTGGATAACCAGCAAAGGGCTGAGATAATTGTGCGCGCTAAAGACATCGTTGTGCATCAGCTAGAAAACAAAGAGTACATCGAAGCAAGCGTGATATCGGTGCACGCTATGGGTAACGAAACTCACTTTAGATTACAACTAAGCAATATGCCTGAGCGTGTTATCCATGCGCGAATGCGCGATTATTGGCAGGCGAGTGCTGGCACCAAGGTATGGCTGTCGGTGAATGGTGATGCTGCATTTGTCTTCCCTAAAGCCTCGCTTTAG
- the argR gene encoding transcriptional regulator ArgR, which produces MKYSDKQEQLIKAFKSLLKEERFGSQAEIVTALQEQGFENINQSKVSRMLSKFGAVRTRNAKMEMVYCLPAELGVPTVSSQLKILVLEMDFNDALIVIHTSPGAAQLIARLLDSLGKAEGILGTIAGDDTIFITPTRQVAIADVFQSVKELFEVG; this is translated from the coding sequence ATGAAATATAGCGATAAACAAGAACAGTTAATAAAAGCCTTTAAATCACTGTTAAAAGAGGAACGATTTGGCTCGCAAGCCGAAATAGTGACCGCCCTGCAAGAGCAAGGTTTCGAAAACATTAATCAATCGAAAGTGTCACGCATGCTAAGTAAGTTTGGTGCAGTGCGTACCCGCAACGCAAAAATGGAAATGGTTTACTGCTTACCAGCAGAATTAGGGGTGCCAACCGTTTCTAGCCAACTAAAGATCTTAGTATTAGAAATGGATTTCAATGACGCTCTCATCGTAATCCACACCAGCCCCGGCGCCGCTCAACTAATCGCGCGTTTGTTAGATTCATTAGGTAAGGCAGAAGGTATTCTTGGCACGATTGCAGGAGACGATACCATCTTCATCACCCCTACTCGCCAAGTAGCTATCGCAGATGTCTTTCAATCAGTGAAAGAACTCTTCGAAGTAGGCTAA
- a CDS encoding ABC transporter permease gives MSTTANSTSPFSLARLRFDPWVWLALAIAALAIIPIATILMLSWADNQEIWQHLLDTVFWIYVKNTLLLCLGVAVFTSLMGTGAAWLVTRFNFPLKSVLVWALLLPLAVPSYILAFVITDQLEYAGFVQKTLRTLFGWQTARDYWFPEIRSIQGAIAVLSLVLYPYVYLLARAAFVEQAAQLFEMSRCLGKSQTQSFFKVALPLARPAIVVGVTLALMETINEYGTVEFFAVPTLTAGIFDVWLNMSSLSAAAQIALMLVSFSILLLGLERYSRNAGKFYKLTGQSPTMFAEPLSGFKAWLATALCLLPISLGFILPITVLTNYALRNLEQGLDQYLNSAWNSFSLAIMAALLTSILGLLLAYGVRLSKSNKMRSIAEAATLGYAIPGAVLAVGILYPLGVFDNTVDRLMKAWFDYPTGLLLTGTGGALVLAYSLRFIALSYRTLDASLTKITPEMDDASRILGSRSGKTLWRIHLPLIRPSVLTAMLLVFVDTMKELPITLILRPFNFDTLSTQVWDLASLEQLEQSALAALTILLAGIIPVIIMSRNIGSSERRPQGQ, from the coding sequence ATGAGCACTACCGCCAATTCTACTTCGCCTTTTTCGCTAGCTCGTTTACGCTTTGACCCTTGGGTATGGCTTGCCTTAGCCATTGCAGCCTTAGCCATTATACCTATTGCTACCATCTTGATGCTCTCATGGGCCGACAACCAAGAGATCTGGCAGCACTTACTTGATACGGTATTTTGGATTTACGTAAAAAACACTTTGCTACTGTGTTTAGGCGTGGCGGTATTTACCAGTTTAATGGGCACGGGTGCTGCTTGGTTAGTCACGCGTTTTAACTTCCCGCTTAAGTCGGTGTTGGTATGGGCGCTGTTGTTACCTTTAGCGGTGCCAAGTTACATTCTCGCTTTTGTTATTACCGATCAACTCGAATACGCAGGTTTTGTACAAAAGACCTTACGCACTTTGTTTGGTTGGCAAACTGCTCGTGACTACTGGTTCCCAGAAATTCGCTCCATACAAGGCGCCATTGCAGTATTGAGTTTAGTGCTATATCCCTATGTTTACTTGTTGGCGCGAGCCGCCTTTGTAGAACAAGCTGCACAGCTTTTTGAAATGAGCCGCTGTTTAGGTAAAAGCCAAACCCAGAGCTTTTTTAAAGTGGCATTGCCGTTAGCGCGTCCTGCTATTGTGGTAGGGGTGACCTTAGCGCTTATGGAAACCATTAATGAATATGGCACGGTAGAGTTTTTTGCGGTGCCCACACTAACCGCGGGCATTTTTGATGTGTGGCTAAATATGAGCAGCCTGTCAGCGGCCGCTCAAATAGCATTAATGCTAGTGAGCTTTTCTATCTTGCTGCTGGGTTTAGAACGTTACAGCCGCAATGCTGGTAAGTTTTATAAGTTGACTGGTCAATCTCCAACCATGTTTGCAGAACCGCTTTCGGGCTTTAAAGCGTGGTTGGCAACAGCTTTATGTTTATTGCCGATTAGCCTTGGCTTTATTCTACCGATTACCGTATTAACTAATTATGCATTGCGTAATTTAGAGCAAGGTCTGGACCAGTATTTAAACAGCGCTTGGAACAGCTTTTCTCTGGCCATTATGGCCGCATTGCTAACCTCTATTTTAGGCTTATTGTTAGCCTACGGGGTTCGCTTATCCAAAAGCAATAAAATGCGCAGTATCGCCGAGGCCGCAACCTTGGGTTATGCCATTCCAGGTGCGGTGCTGGCGGTAGGTATTTTGTATCCACTTGGGGTGTTTGATAATACCGTTGATAGGCTGATGAAAGCTTGGTTTGATTACCCTACTGGCTTATTGCTCACCGGCACTGGTGGCGCCTTGGTATTAGCCTATTCGTTACGCTTTATTGCCTTAAGCTATCGTACGCTCGATGCAAGCCTTACAAAAATCACTCCAGAAATGGATGATGCTTCACGTATTCTTGGCAGCCGATCGGGGAAAACCCTTTGGCGTATTCATTTGCCATTAATTCGGCCAAGCGTGCTTACCGCAATGTTATTGGTATTTGTTGATACCATGAAAGAGCTGCCTATTACCCTGATTCTAAGGCCATTTAATTTTGATACCTTATCAACCCAAGTTTGGGATTTAGCCTCTTTAGAACAGCTTGAGCAAAGCGCTTTGGCTGCATTAACTATATTACTGGCGGGCATTATCCCGGTTATTATTATGAGTCGAAATATCGGTTCTTCTGAACGTCGCCCACAAGGACAATAA
- the mdh gene encoding malate dehydrogenase encodes MKVAVLGAAGGIGQALSLLLKTQLPAGSELSLYDIAPVTPGVAVDLSHIPTQVAIKGFAGEDPSPALEGADIVLISAGVARKPGMDRSDLFNINAGIVKNLIEKVAVTCPKACIGIITNPVNTTVPIAAEVLKNAGVYDPAKLFGVTTLDVIRSETFIAEAKGLNPADINLNVIGGHSGVTILPLLSQLDGISFTDEEIAAMTTRIQNAGTEVVEAKAGGGSATLSMGQAAARFCLSLVKAAQGEDVIECAYVDGGSEHAKFFAQPVRLGPQGVAEILPYGEISAFEKGAIDGMLDTLHGDIDKGVEFV; translated from the coding sequence ATGAAAGTTGCCGTATTAGGTGCTGCAGGCGGAATTGGCCAAGCCCTTTCATTACTATTAAAAACTCAGTTACCCGCTGGTTCTGAACTTTCGCTTTACGACATCGCCCCAGTAACACCAGGTGTTGCAGTAGATTTGAGCCACATCCCTACACAAGTGGCCATTAAAGGATTTGCGGGCGAAGACCCAAGCCCGGCCCTAGAAGGTGCCGACATTGTTCTTATTTCTGCAGGTGTGGCGCGTAAGCCTGGTATGGATCGTTCAGATCTATTCAACATCAACGCAGGTATTGTTAAAAACCTTATCGAGAAAGTAGCTGTTACTTGCCCTAAAGCCTGTATCGGCATTATTACTAACCCAGTAAATACCACTGTGCCAATTGCTGCAGAAGTATTGAAAAATGCTGGCGTATATGACCCTGCTAAATTGTTTGGTGTTACTACGCTTGATGTAATTCGCTCAGAGACCTTTATTGCCGAAGCTAAAGGCTTAAACCCAGCTGACATTAACTTAAACGTTATTGGTGGCCACAGTGGCGTAACTATTTTGCCATTGTTATCACAGCTAGATGGTATTTCATTCACCGATGAAGAGATTGCTGCTATGACCACGCGCATTCAAAACGCCGGTACTGAAGTTGTTGAAGCTAAAGCCGGTGGCGGTAGTGCTACACTTTCTATGGGTCAAGCAGCAGCGCGCTTCTGTTTATCTCTAGTGAAGGCTGCCCAAGGCGAAGACGTGATTGAATGTGCTTACGTTGATGGCGGCAGCGAACATGCTAAGTTCTTCGCTCAACCAGTGCGTTTAGGTCCTCAAGGTGTAGCTGAAATCCTGCCTTACGGCGAGATTAGCGCATTTGAGAAAGGCGCAATTGATGGCATGCTCGACACTTTACATGGTGACATCGATAAAGGCGTAGAATTTGTTTAA
- the priB gene encoding primosomal replication protein N translates to MSENRLVLQGRVLRAPKRSTSPAGVAHCQFWLEHRSQQQEAGFSRQAYCQIAVVASGDILKQDSSHISMGCEVRVSGFINSHKAANGTYRLVLHASEIDLLSRG, encoded by the coding sequence ATGTCTGAAAATAGGTTGGTTTTGCAGGGGCGAGTTTTACGCGCACCAAAACGCTCTACCAGTCCGGCCGGTGTTGCACATTGCCAATTTTGGCTGGAGCATCGTTCGCAGCAACAAGAAGCTGGGTTTTCTCGCCAAGCCTATTGCCAAATAGCAGTAGTTGCCAGTGGCGATATTTTGAAGCAAGATTCATCGCATATAAGTATGGGGTGTGAAGTAAGAGTAAGTGGTTTTATAAATAGCCACAAAGCGGCCAACGGTACATACCGATTGGTGCTTCATGCTTCTGAAATTGATTTGTTATCACGAGGATAA
- a CDS encoding tetratricopeptide repeat protein — protein sequence MNKQIISLLLAAGISSAAFAESIDALSVDDELDAPALQAEAIDPTEYTSPSDIEAVQLYKQDELITWINNNQHLARVKADDCQLVEDIEARAEKVAIPAYQFLWGDMLAWGVCVDPNPELGVMYMWRAANQGLAAAMEQLGRYYATGTLVQQDYAKAIPLLREAAGQGFLPAQLRLVSLYVEGKGSPYDFEDAYRWLHHSIIADKQTHQKASQLLAALANKMPDYVVLKAKASNQPY from the coding sequence ATGAATAAGCAGATTATTTCACTACTTCTTGCTGCGGGGATCAGTTCGGCAGCTTTTGCAGAATCTATTGATGCCTTGTCAGTAGATGACGAATTAGATGCGCCTGCTCTGCAAGCCGAAGCCATAGACCCTACAGAATATACCAGTCCCTCAGATATTGAAGCGGTTCAGCTCTATAAACAAGACGAGCTCATTACTTGGATCAACAACAATCAACACCTTGCTCGGGTGAAAGCCGATGATTGTCAGTTAGTCGAAGATATTGAAGCGCGCGCTGAAAAGGTGGCTATCCCTGCCTACCAGTTTTTATGGGGGGATATGCTGGCATGGGGAGTATGTGTAGACCCAAACCCAGAGCTTGGCGTTATGTATATGTGGCGCGCGGCCAACCAAGGTTTAGCTGCGGCGATGGAGCAACTAGGGCGCTACTACGCCACGGGCACCTTGGTACAACAAGATTACGCCAAAGCCATTCCATTATTGCGTGAGGCCGCAGGCCAGGGGTTCTTGCCGGCGCAGCTGCGTCTTGTATCACTTTATGTGGAAGGCAAAGGTAGCCCTTATGACTTTGAAGATGCCTATCGTTGGTTACATCATTCCATTATCGCCGACAAACAAACCCACCAAAAAGCCAGCCAACTGTTAGCCGCACTGGCTAATAAAATGCCAGATTATGTAGTGCTTAAAGCTAAAGCCAGCAACCAACCCTACTAA
- the rlmB gene encoding 23S rRNA (guanosine(2251)-2'-O)-methyltransferase RlmB: MSQQVIYGLHAVQALLERSPERFIEVYALKGRQDERLLPLLNELRRLGASVQFMPRKALDDKAESTQHQGIVARVKAGRGYNEHDLKQLVESTSAPLFLVLDGVTDPHNLGACLRNADAAGVAGVIVPKDKSVQLNATVRKVACGAAETVPLVVVTNLARTLRELQQLGVWVVGTAGEAEQFIYDSKLQGPMALVMGAEGSGMRRLTRETCDELVKLPMLGAVSSLNVSVAAGICLFEAVRQRR; the protein is encoded by the coding sequence ATGAGCCAACAAGTTATTTATGGTTTGCACGCGGTGCAAGCTTTGTTAGAGCGAAGCCCTGAGCGATTTATTGAAGTTTACGCTTTGAAAGGGCGTCAAGATGAGCGTTTGTTGCCCCTGCTTAATGAACTTCGCCGTTTAGGCGCGTCAGTGCAGTTTATGCCGCGCAAGGCCTTAGACGATAAAGCCGAGAGCACTCAGCACCAAGGTATTGTGGCGCGTGTGAAAGCGGGGCGTGGGTATAACGAGCATGACTTAAAGCAATTGGTTGAATCCACCTCTGCACCTTTATTTTTGGTACTTGACGGAGTCACCGACCCACATAACTTAGGCGCGTGTTTACGAAATGCCGATGCCGCAGGTGTAGCTGGGGTGATTGTTCCCAAAGATAAATCGGTGCAATTAAACGCCACGGTGCGCAAAGTTGCCTGTGGTGCGGCCGAAACCGTACCGCTGGTAGTGGTGACTAACCTTGCTAGAACCTTGCGCGAGCTGCAACAACTTGGCGTTTGGGTGGTAGGTACTGCCGGCGAAGCCGAACAATTTATTTATGACAGCAAATTACAAGGCCCAATGGCGCTGGTAATGGGTGCCGAGGGCAGCGGTATGCGCCGCTTAACTCGCGAAACCTGTGACGAGTTAGTGAAGCTGCCAATGCTAGGTGCCGTGTCGAGTTTAAACGTGTCAGTCGCTGCTGGAATATGTTTGTTTGAAGCGGTTCGCCAGCGTCGTTAA
- a CDS encoding transporter substrate-binding domain-containing protein: protein MWIKLFILLPVLIFGSALADEKPLRIVTEASYPPFEAFDEQKQLVGFDIELAKAICLQINRECEFYHQPFDSLLTSVAAGHYNLAISALDITEQRKQLVNFSDAYFDNMAVYITGSKQEIADSAVVAVQSGSSFMRFLREQRPDILSIAYPSYQLALNDLEQSKIDAVFLDAAAAHYWLANHPNFVTQADKSYPASGLGMAVSKQDEDLLNQINHALKVLKNNGTYQTIYQSFFN from the coding sequence ATGTGGATTAAACTTTTCATTCTTCTTCCCGTTTTAATCTTTGGCTCAGCCCTTGCTGATGAAAAGCCTTTACGAATTGTTACCGAAGCTTCTTACCCGCCTTTTGAAGCCTTTGACGAGCAAAAGCAACTGGTAGGTTTTGACATTGAGCTAGCCAAAGCCATATGCCTACAAATAAATAGAGAGTGCGAGTTTTATCACCAGCCCTTTGATAGCCTGCTCACCAGTGTGGCGGCAGGGCATTACAACTTAGCCATTTCTGCCCTCGATATCACCGAGCAGCGCAAACAGTTGGTTAACTTTAGTGATGCTTATTTTGACAACATGGCGGTGTATATTACCGGCTCGAAGCAAGAGATCGCCGATAGCGCTGTGGTGGCTGTACAAAGTGGGTCTAGCTTTATGCGCTTTTTGCGTGAGCAACGACCTGACATTTTGTCGATTGCCTACCCAAGTTACCAGTTAGCTTTAAACGATTTAGAGCAAAGTAAAATAGATGCGGTGTTTTTGGATGCAGCAGCCGCTCATTATTGGTTAGCCAATCACCCCAACTTCGTTACTCAAGCTGATAAAAGCTATCCTGCCAGTGGTTTAGGGATGGCTGTTTCCAAGCAAGACGAAGACCTGCTGAATCAAATCAACCATGCGCTTAAAGTGTTAAAAAATAATGGCACTTACCAAACAATATATCAATCCTTTTTTAACTGA